The Acidobacteriota bacterium DNA window GCCGTCTCGGTTACCTCGAAGCAGTCCTTCATGGTAAGGGCTTTTTCGACGTCGGATTTCTTGATCAAATATGTATCCACTTCCGAACCTCCTTGCGTTGAGCGGCTTGTGAAATCATTCTCAAGAGGATAACGGATGCGCCGCCTGATGTCAAATCCAATCTGAAGCCGGGTCGGGCGGCCGGCTGTCGCGTCCGTCCGCCGGGTGAAATGGGAAGAAGTCCGGTGGCGGCCGGACGGCTTTTTTTTGATTGATCGCCCTGCGTTGTCAGTATAAGCTAACCGGCATGAGGTATGCCTGGGTTACGACCAATCTTCTTGACCTGCGGGCGCAGCCGAGATTCAACGCGGAGCGGGTCAGCCAGGTGCTGTTCGGCGAGATCGTTACCCTGGGAGCCAGGAAGAACGGCTACTGCCGGATACTCATCGGCGGCGGCTACCGTGGCTGGGCGGACGGCCGCTTTCTCAGCGCCCTGTCCGACACCCGGCGGGCCGGCTATGTCCGGCGAATCAACCGGATACTGGCCGTCAAAACTGCTCGCATATTCGACTCTGTCGGGAAAAACATCGCACCCCATTTTCTTTTCTACGGTACCCGTCTCTCGGTTCGTTCGCGCCGCGGCCGTCAGGCTCGGGTGGTCCTGCCCGACGGCACGGCCCGGTTTCTCAAGGCGGGAAGCCTGTGTCCGATAAATGAAGCGGGGACACGATCGGTCACGGGAGCGATGCTGGTCAGCGAAGCCAGGAAATTCCTGGGCGTGCCGTACCTCTGGGGTGGAATAAGTCCGGCTGGTTTTGACTGTTCGGGATTCGTTCAAACCGTCTGTGCCCGCTTCGGCCTGACTCTGCCGAGGGATACGCGCGAACAGGTCACGGTCGGCAGCCGCCGGCCGCGCAAGGAAACCAGGAGCGGCGATCTGCTGTTCTTTAAACGACACGTGGGCTTTGCCATCGGCAGGCATCGAGTAATCCACGCCTCGGCCGGAGGCACAGGTGTCAGAATCAATTCCCTGCGGGCCGGGGACCGGGACTACCGTGAGGATCTTGACCGCGACTTCGACCAGACAAGGAGGATTGTGTGATCAACGTTGACACCATCACGGTAGTGCTGCCGCTGAAGAAGAAATTCGTAGTCTCCAAGGGTGAGGCGGAGGTAAAGACCAACGTTATCACGATCCTCAATAACCGTTACATCGGTGAGGCCTCGGGTTCCGTCTACTCCGGTCCGCCGCTCGAGGTGATCGAAGCCGACGTCAAAGCGGGTGTCAAACGGTTGCAGCGAAAGCGGACAATCAACCTGCGGACGCTCTATGAGATCGGCCAGTACGACATCCACGCGGTCGCACGCTCGGCGCTTACGGGCATGGTCCTGAATTACCTTTCCGGGGAGAGCCAGCGCTATCCCTGGGAGGTTCTTTCACTGAGCACGCCCATGGGCATCAGGAACTCTATGACCGTCAGCCTGGGCACGCCGGACGAAGTGGCGGCCGCCGTCAGGGAAAGCCAGTATCCCATCCTGAAGGTCAAGATGGGTGGTGAGACCGACCTGGGACTTGTCAAGGCCATCGCCGACGTCACGGACAAGGAGATCCGGGTGGACGCCAACGGCGGCTGGTCGTGCGAGCAGGCCGAGGAGATCATTTTCTACCTGGCCAAACAGGGGATTACGGTGATCGAACAGCCCACCGACATTGAACATATCGGCGAGTGGCCCCGCCTGAAAGGGAAGTGCGAAGACGTGGAGCTTATTCTGGACGAAGGTCTGGCAACGATGAAGGATTACCGGCGGTATGCCGAGTTCATCGACGGGGTCAACGTCAAGATGGAGAAAAGCGGAGGCATCCTGGAGGGGATCAGAATCGCGAGGGCTGCCCGCGCCGACAAGAAAAAAGTCATGCTCGGTTGTATGGTCGGGACATCGATCGGCATCGCGCAGTCGGTGTACATGTCGTCGCTTGCCGACTACTTTGACCTGGACGGCCCCCAACTGCTCCAGGACGACATTGCCCTCGGCATAAACTATGATCGCGAGTCGATCCGGGTAGACCGCGAAATCATCGGTGGGCCGAAGCTCAAACGGGACATCGTCGAGAAGTTGTCGAATGAATAGAACGAATGCGCGCGCGACGCTGCTATGGGCCGTCGCCTCGGTGCTCCTGGCCGTCTCCACCGTCCGGTCCGACACACCTGACCTGGTCGTTGTGTATCCCAAGCCCGGTCAGATCGTCACGGCCGTGGACTCCACCTTCATCTTCGGCCACGTTACCGGACAGATTGACGTTCGGAAGCATCGTCTGACGATTAACGGCGCCGACGTTCCGATTCATCGTGACGGCGGTTTTCTCGCGTTCCTGCCGGTCACACCCGGCGACTTTGTCTTTGCGCTGGAACTGTTCCGGCGCGAGGGTGGCGGTTCCGGGAGGGCCGAGACTGCCATGCCGGTGGCTGCGGCCTCGGTTCCGGTCAGTATCCCACGTCCGTTAAAGACGCTCCCGGGCGGCGTCCTGCAAATTACCGGGGACTATCGCGCCCCGCGCGGTGACCTTGTCCTGACGGCAGGCACCAGGCTGGTCGTTATGTTCCGCGGCAGCCCCGACATGCGTGCCTGGTTCTCAATCCCGGGTGTCGTGGACTCGGTCCCGGCCGCCGAAATGGAACCGCTGGAGCAGCCGTACTGGGGAGAAGCCGTCTTCGGGGCCGGTGCCGTGCCCGAATCGGTGATGATCGGCGGCGTCTACAGCGGCTTTTATGACGTACTCTCGACCGTCTCGGCGGGCAGTGTTCCCGTCATCTACCATCTTGCGCCTCCCGACCCGGCGCGAATCGTGGCAAAAGTCGTCGCCGCGCCCGCCGACCCTCGTGTCCCACAGTGGCTGGCGCAGCTTTATCCTCAGGGACCGGTATCGCAGGAAAGCGCCTATCGCGTGTCGCTCAATCCGCCGGATTACCCGTGCGCGATTCGGTTCACCGATTCCGTCCAGATCATTCGCCATGCCCCCGGCAAGGGGTACTTCTCCATCTTTCAGCCGGAGGGTGTCGTGGCGATGGCCGTCGGAGCCGAAGCTGACTGGTACCGGGTCAAACTGTCGGCCACCCAGTACGGCTGGGTCAACCAGCGGTCGGCGGAACGACTGGCCGAGGGGATCCTTCCGTCGAGGTCCTACCTGGCGTCGGTTCGCACCTATAGCCACGACGATCACGTGCTTCTCGAGTTTCCGCTGGCCGGCCGGCACCCGTATCGCATCATAGAAGATGACAGGCGGACTATTCGCATCCAGTTGTTCGGGGTCACGACCAACACCGACTGGATACGTTATGACTTCTCCGACCGGCTGGTCGAGATTGCCACCTGGTCACAGCCGGAGCCGGGGTTGTACGAGTTCAGGGTTTCCCTGACCGGGGACATGTGGGGTTATGACGCCTACTACGCAGGCAACACGTTCTTTTTCAAGCTACGGCGGCCGCCGGCTGACCTGAAGCGGATTCGGGGTAAGCGAATCGTCATCGATCCCGGTCACTCGGCCGACCCGGGAGCTATCGGGCCGACCGGTCTGACCGAGGCCGAGGCCAATCTGAACATCGCGCTCGTTCTGGCGCATCAGTTGCGCAAGAAGGGAGCCGAGGTGATCCTCACGCGAGCCGACGACAGCGATCTTGCGCTGTACGACCGTCCGGCCATAGCGAAGTTGAATGATGCCGACCTGTTCATCTCCATACACAACAACGCCCTGCCCGACGGTGTCAACCCGTTTACGAACAACGGCGTGTCCTCGTACTACTATCACCCGCATTCGATAGAGCTGGCGCGGGCGATTCAGGAGGAGATGATAAAGGCCACCGGTCTGCCCGACTTCGGGTTGTACCACGGCAACCTGGCCGTAAACCGACCCACGCAGTACCCGGCCGTGTTGATCGAATGCGCGTTCATGATGATTCCGGAACAGGAGGCACTGCTAAAGACGGAGAAGTTTCACCGGAAAGTGTCCGGGGCGATCATTAAAGGAATCGAAAAGTTCTTGAAGGGGTACGACGATGGTAGAAAATAACCAGGGCAGTACAGATCTGAAACGCAAGCGCCGCCGCGTGTGGTTGATCTACCTGTCGGCTATTGTGGCTGCGGCGATTCTGCTGGCCGACGCTTTTGCCTACCCGCCGATGCAGAAGATCACCGCCAGGATTGGTCTGGCGTTGCTGTTTTCCGCCATAGCCCTGGTTGCCGGCAACGGCCGTGCACCGGGCTATATCGCGGCCATTATCCTCTGGGGGGCGGTGATTCTGACTTTCTTCATTTGAAGCAGGCAAGGGGGCGGAAAAGGTAGTGTTTCCGTCCGAAGCCGACATCGCCTCTCTGAAAAGGGCTTGCATCACAGATAAAGATTCTGTATAATTAATATGCTAGGAGCTAAAAGTCTTGGACGGAGGGAATACTGATGAAACGGTTAATCTCTGTCCTGGGGGTGTTGGGCTTTCTTCCTGCAACGGGCTTCTCTCAACTACACATCGTATTGGACAGTTTGTATCCGGAAGTCTGTGGCGGGGTGCTCGTTGGTGACCAGGTGACCCAGACAATTGCTATCGCCAACCCCGAGCAGACCGTGCAGGACCTATTATACCTTGGGTTTAAGTTCTACTGCCCTGAGGGAACAGTCGGTTTCGGCGGCCTGGAGTTCTACAACGACCTTGACGTCAACTGGTATGTGTGGTCGGAAACGGAACCGACGGCCGATGGTCACGGCTTTCAGGTTGCAATCGCGATCGAGGGGCAGCATCAGTTCCCCGCTGACACGATTCCTTACATCGGCGTGCGTTTCTCAGCGTATGCTGCGGGAGGCCCGCCTGTCTGTATCGATTCTGCCGTCCAATGGGGATCCGTTGGAGGCCTCACACCAACCTGGTCTGGGGAGAAGTGCTACGCCACTATAGACTGGCCGGTGTGGGAACCTATTGGAAACTGCCCACCGGAGACACTATTCACGGTCGGATGCTGCGACCCCATAGAGTATCTATTCTATGCGGGCGACCCTGACGATCCATCACCTTCACCCTCTCAGTTCCAACTCGTTTATGGACCTGGACAAATAGAAAACTACTTTCTTAGCCAGGCACTATATACGTTCACGCCGGGGCCGGCAGATGCGGGTATGACATACTCTGTCGGTGTGCGTTCGGTTGTGGATCTATGCGGGGACGGTTCATACTGGTACCAACAAGATGGCTGTGATTTTTTTGTCACGGTAGCCGAAGAAGATGATCCGGTGGCGTTTGTGCATGGTCAGCAGCAGCGGTACTCGGCTACGACCGGTGATACGCTAAAAGTGAAGCTGGCCATTGAGGATGACGGGCCATGCGCGGACCACCGGTTTTCGTACATCGTGTGGCCGGAAGACCCGGAACCACCGGGCTTTATAGACAGTCTCACCGGGATATTCTATTACTACGGTGCCAGTGCCGACACGAACCTGTACTGGGTATCAATAGTGGTCAGCGAATGCGGCGGGCATGCCGACACCATGGGCTTCTATATCTACCACAGCGAAAGCTACATCTGTGGCGACTGCGACCACAACGGCATTGTTGACATCGGCGACCTGACTCTGCTTATCGGGTATCTCTTCCTTGACGACGCCCCGCCGACCCCCGCTGAGGCAGGTAACGTGGACTGCGTGGAGGGGGTCGATATCGGGGATCTTACCCGGGTGATTGACTATCTCTTCATATCCCACGCGCCGCTCTGCAACGGGTGTGAGTGACCCCGACAGGTGCCCTGTCAGATCAGACGGGTCACGGGCCCACGGCTGACTCGCTGAGGCGAATCCCTATACGTCAGGCGATACACATTGAATCACCCACCCTGCCGCCCATTATGTATATTGGGCGCGGATGACCTCATTTCAGGACAGCTCAGAGGAGTACCGGCAGTTCAACCGGGAGCTTGAAGAGTTCCTCTCGCCGTTGCGCGAGCTTTCAGACTGCACCGGCTGCCCGCGCCACTGCCACGCGGATCGAACTCGCGACCGGCTCGGGTACTGCGGTACCGGTGCCGGGTTGGCGGTCGGCGCTATCTGTACGCATCGCGGCGAAGAGCCGGTCATATCGGGCAAGCACGGTATCTGCAACGTGTTCTTCACCGGCTGCAACATGCGCT harbors:
- a CDS encoding NlpC/P60 family protein, encoding MRYAWVTTNLLDLRAQPRFNAERVSQVLFGEIVTLGARKNGYCRILIGGGYRGWADGRFLSALSDTRRAGYVRRINRILAVKTARIFDSVGKNIAPHFLFYGTRLSVRSRRGRQARVVLPDGTARFLKAGSLCPINEAGTRSVTGAMLVSEARKFLGVPYLWGGISPAGFDCSGFVQTVCARFGLTLPRDTREQVTVGSRRPRKETRSGDLLFFKRHVGFAIGRHRVIHASAGGTGVRINSLRAGDRDYREDLDRDFDQTRRIV
- a CDS encoding enolase C-terminal domain-like protein; translation: MINVDTITVVLPLKKKFVVSKGEAEVKTNVITILNNRYIGEASGSVYSGPPLEVIEADVKAGVKRLQRKRTINLRTLYEIGQYDIHAVARSALTGMVLNYLSGESQRYPWEVLSLSTPMGIRNSMTVSLGTPDEVAAAVRESQYPILKVKMGGETDLGLVKAIADVTDKEIRVDANGGWSCEQAEEIIFYLAKQGITVIEQPTDIEHIGEWPRLKGKCEDVELILDEGLATMKDYRRYAEFIDGVNVKMEKSGGILEGIRIARAARADKKKVMLGCMVGTSIGIAQSVYMSSLADYFDLDGPQLLQDDIALGINYDRESIRVDREIIGGPKLKRDIVEKLSNE
- a CDS encoding N-acetylmuramoyl-L-alanine amidase, which gives rise to MNRTNARATLLWAVASVLLAVSTVRSDTPDLVVVYPKPGQIVTAVDSTFIFGHVTGQIDVRKHRLTINGADVPIHRDGGFLAFLPVTPGDFVFALELFRREGGGSGRAETAMPVAAASVPVSIPRPLKTLPGGVLQITGDYRAPRGDLVLTAGTRLVVMFRGSPDMRAWFSIPGVVDSVPAAEMEPLEQPYWGEAVFGAGAVPESVMIGGVYSGFYDVLSTVSAGSVPVIYHLAPPDPARIVAKVVAAPADPRVPQWLAQLYPQGPVSQESAYRVSLNPPDYPCAIRFTDSVQIIRHAPGKGYFSIFQPEGVVAMAVGAEADWYRVKLSATQYGWVNQRSAERLAEGILPSRSYLASVRTYSHDDHVLLEFPLAGRHPYRIIEDDRRTIRIQLFGVTTNTDWIRYDFSDRLVEIATWSQPEPGLYEFRVSLTGDMWGYDAYYAGNTFFFKLRRPPADLKRIRGKRIVIDPGHSADPGAIGPTGLTEAEANLNIALVLAHQLRKKGAEVILTRADDSDLALYDRPAIAKLNDADLFISIHNNALPDGVNPFTNNGVSSYYYHPHSIELARAIQEEMIKATGLPDFGLYHGNLAVNRPTQYPAVLIECAFMMIPEQEALLKTEKFHRKVSGAIIKGIEKFLKGYDDGRK